From a single Lewinella sp. LCG006 genomic region:
- a CDS encoding serine hydrolase domain-containing protein, giving the protein MKHILAILIVILTINIGLGQQHSQLDSVMSIHVKNGFNGNVIYSRNDSIKFKGNYGFANTENQIPLTDTSIFDLASVSKQFTAVGVIQLIEKELLSYDTKLEEVWADFPYQGITIEHLLRHQSGLPDYIDFLSKSKYWNKQNIATNDDLINIMKEHELPLAFTPGTQSFYSNTGYAILASVIEQISGLTYETYLHDNIFDPLQMRNSKVVRRIYKPDNDSNLTTGYYRKGKKNAPNYLYDKKMKYYDGIVGDGMVHSTILDLLKWKQALKNNTLISEVNKEKMFSGDEISSTYGFGFVIQDSASLGKYVLHTGSWQGYHSFLLYILSSDEFVVVLSNNSYDETAGINNDLLKYGR; this is encoded by the coding sequence ATGAAACACATTTTAGCTATTTTGATAGTAATTCTCACCATTAACATTGGTCTTGGGCAGCAGCATTCACAATTAGACAGTGTGATGAGCATTCATGTAAAAAATGGTTTTAATGGCAATGTAATTTACTCGCGAAACGACAGTATCAAGTTTAAAGGAAACTATGGTTTCGCAAACACAGAAAACCAAATCCCTTTAACAGATACCTCTATTTTTGACCTAGCCTCTGTTTCAAAGCAGTTTACAGCTGTAGGTGTCATCCAATTAATTGAGAAGGAGTTACTATCCTACGACACGAAGCTAGAAGAAGTCTGGGCTGACTTTCCTTACCAAGGCATAACGATCGAACACCTTTTAAGACATCAATCTGGTTTGCCTGACTACATTGACTTTTTGAGTAAATCAAAATATTGGAATAAACAGAATATTGCAACTAATGATGATTTAATCAACATTATGAAAGAGCATGAGCTGCCTTTAGCCTTTACCCCAGGTACGCAATCCTTTTACAGTAACACTGGATACGCAATATTAGCATCGGTCATTGAACAAATAAGTGGCTTAACCTACGAAACGTATTTGCATGACAATATTTTTGATCCTCTTCAAATGCGCAACTCAAAAGTCGTCAGACGGATTTACAAACCTGACAATGATTCTAATTTAACAACAGGCTACTACAGGAAAGGGAAAAAGAATGCTCCCAATTATTTATACGATAAGAAAATGAAGTACTATGATGGAATTGTAGGTGACGGAATGGTCCATTCTACTATCCTAGACTTACTGAAGTGGAAACAAGCACTGAAAAATAATACTTTAATTTCCGAGGTAAATAAAGAGAAAATGTTTTCTGGTGATGAAATCTCTTCCACCTATGGTTTTGGTTTTGTTATTCAGGACTCTGCGTCTTTAGGAAAATATGTACTACATACCGGTAGTTGGCAAGGTTATCATTCCTTTTTACTTTACATCTTATCATCAGATGAATTTGTAGTTGTTTTATCCAATAACAGCTATGATGAAACAGCAGGTATCAATAATGACTTATTAAAATACGGTCGATAA
- a CDS encoding sensor histidine kinase has protein sequence MLTSLLALVLFLGFWLRGTYRDASLVMTEKGNLLYQEAVRQVQDSVYQKFIVRFVENAQRYKGNPSDTLLHNFSTIDLGTAKETQIIVHRSTDSLPLKRSNKLQLAFKLDTVGQQDTHIPFSSHARDLSFPSRLRSLRAEQNDSIIIAVAPNDLGLSTERLSTTRREGFILGEDDTAPIIEKKFQQALAKAGLPAEFHIEQQKVKEDSIDLDFFPGNFNSHLQEKIVFDHTGWYLSKKIAGPFFFSLSLFLLTALAFWSLRKSSSKALQYTRLKQDFMSNMTHELKTPITTVGLAIEAIQGFVANNDQEKTREYLKISQHELSRLSLLVDKVLKLSLFENDVPSINKVKVDFELVLQKVLNAMSIQVEQTGGVFKLETAGDDFLLAADAVHLSNVLFNLLDNSLKYTEGAPIIHLKLEAQAARIIFTISDNGIGISPAHQSKVFDRFFRVPQQGHQHNVKGYGLGLSYVADIIRQHDGKITLDSIPGKGSSFRIELPR, from the coding sequence ATGCTAACGAGCCTACTGGCCCTGGTCCTCTTTTTGGGATTTTGGCTGCGAGGCACTTATCGAGACGCAAGTTTAGTCATGACCGAAAAAGGAAATCTCTTGTACCAGGAGGCCGTTCGCCAGGTACAGGATTCTGTCTATCAAAAATTCATTGTCAGGTTTGTTGAAAACGCTCAACGTTACAAGGGCAACCCTAGCGATACCCTTCTCCATAATTTCTCAACGATTGATCTTGGCACAGCCAAAGAAACACAAATTATCGTTCACCGCTCCACGGATAGCCTGCCGCTTAAGCGCTCCAACAAATTGCAGCTGGCGTTTAAGCTGGATACGGTTGGTCAGCAAGATACCCACATTCCTTTTTCCAGTCATGCACGGGATCTTAGCTTCCCCTCTCGGCTGCGTTCCTTGAGGGCCGAGCAAAACGACTCCATTATAATCGCAGTAGCTCCCAATGACCTGGGGCTAAGCACCGAGCGATTGAGCACAACCCGTCGGGAAGGCTTTATCCTGGGCGAAGATGACACCGCACCTATTATCGAAAAGAAATTCCAGCAGGCATTGGCCAAAGCAGGGCTGCCGGCCGAATTTCACATTGAGCAGCAAAAAGTCAAGGAAGACAGCATCGATTTGGACTTCTTTCCCGGAAATTTCAACAGCCACCTGCAGGAAAAAATCGTCTTTGACCACACCGGTTGGTACCTCAGTAAAAAAATCGCAGGGCCGTTTTTTTTCAGTCTCTCCCTCTTCCTGCTTACCGCACTCGCCTTTTGGTCATTACGCAAAAGCAGTTCCAAAGCATTGCAATACACACGCCTCAAGCAGGACTTCATGAGCAACATGACGCACGAATTGAAGACCCCTATCACCACGGTTGGCCTGGCTATAGAAGCCATTCAAGGCTTTGTCGCAAACAATGATCAGGAAAAAACCAGGGAATATTTAAAAATCTCCCAGCACGAGCTCAGTCGCTTGAGTTTATTGGTGGACAAAGTGCTCAAACTTTCTCTGTTCGAGAATGATGTACCAAGCATCAATAAAGTAAAAGTCGATTTCGAATTAGTCCTCCAAAAAGTGCTCAACGCTATGTCCATTCAAGTAGAACAGACCGGGGGCGTTTTCAAATTAGAAACAGCAGGAGACGATTTCCTGTTAGCTGCTGATGCCGTACATCTTAGCAATGTCCTCTTTAACCTTTTGGACAATAGCTTGAAATATACCGAGGGAGCGCCAATTATCCATCTAAAACTTGAGGCGCAGGCAGCACGAATTATTTTCACCATCAGCGACAATGGCATAGGTATTTCTCCTGCACATCAAAGCAAAGTATTTGACCGTTTCTTTCGGGTTCCGCAGCAAGGACATCAACACAATGTAAAAGGCTACGGGCTAGGCTTGAGTTATGTCGCAGACATCATCCGACAGCACGATGGGAAGATTACCCTCGACAGCATCCCCGGAAAGGGAAGCAGCTTCCGCATTGAATTACCACGCTAA
- a CDS encoding outer membrane beta-barrel protein: MKFFTRFLFVLSLCFIGLELTGQTNEYQLSGTITDPDQQALTGATVVAMNPVDSTLLAFAISDGKGRFMLNRITRAEITLQITYIGYGSFQQSVSFTAQAPHLDLGEIWLSPENLLLEEVVVKAAHVPVLIKGDTIQYQAGAFSVRADDNVERLLKQLPGVEVARDGSIKAQGEDVKNVLVDGKPFFGNNPQVATRNLPADAVESVQVYDEASELEEFSGIDDGEEEKTINLVLKEDKKAGQFGEITAGYGSDGRYQGKASVNRFNDQSQLSLLGSANNINEPGFSVFDYIDFMGGFGNLMEQGGGRIHINDDDLGVPLNFGDGGGLNTSQALGLNYNRDLGENTTFSSNYFGSILKRALQESFTRDNVLAEEAYRSMGQQQENSRTGSHRINLEVQHELDDRQRLLFGGNIGYTNGKTSRAYALSNFTNANLLASDSRQDYRNTPLRWSSSANMQYFLKFKTIGRLFTASLSYDQQDSEGEQYLLNSDRFWQENSMLYASDSLDQQQLSAEQSAFWQARLAFTEPLNENWYWQNTLTLTREQADLDKAFLDRTETFDYQLNPLLSGVFDRTFNTSLLGTGLLFTSRRSRFDVVVQAQYGDLKSGANTANSFWYLLPRASWKHEFTSSRNLELRYSTRLNAPGLSQLQTLVDNTNSLSIYEGNPGLEPEYQHDFTAGLTIIDAFSFTNFFANLRSSYIDNRIVNRLSIDELLRQVRQPVNTDYEWQNQLYASFSTPLRVVDVSLQLRGSTSYNLGQLLVNETTDRAERWQQEWSLSFRNRKQETIAWELGAAWNFSQARYEQQDNFNQNYSRQDWFISADWFLPKDWVLSTEMERQQFSDEAFGQQNNFTLWQASVHKSILTGKRLTLKVSVFDLLNQNRGLERRNAFNYFEESQANALGRFAMLTATYKLSKVNSEG; this comes from the coding sequence ATGAAATTTTTCACTCGATTTCTATTCGTGCTCTCTCTCTGTTTTATCGGCCTTGAATTGACGGGGCAAACCAATGAATATCAACTTAGCGGAACCATCACCGACCCTGATCAGCAGGCTCTGACGGGGGCTACGGTGGTTGCTATGAATCCGGTAGATTCTACCTTGCTGGCTTTTGCGATCTCTGATGGGAAGGGGCGATTTATGCTCAACCGGATTACCCGGGCGGAGATTACTTTACAGATCACTTACATCGGCTATGGTTCTTTCCAACAATCCGTCAGCTTTACGGCGCAAGCACCTCATCTTGATTTGGGGGAGATTTGGCTTTCGCCAGAAAACCTGCTGCTGGAAGAGGTAGTCGTGAAAGCAGCGCATGTACCCGTACTCATCAAAGGAGATACGATTCAGTACCAGGCCGGCGCTTTTTCAGTGCGTGCTGATGACAATGTGGAGCGACTTTTGAAACAACTCCCCGGGGTGGAAGTAGCCCGCGATGGTAGCATCAAAGCCCAGGGGGAAGACGTGAAGAACGTACTGGTAGATGGAAAGCCTTTTTTTGGTAATAACCCTCAGGTGGCTACGCGAAATTTGCCAGCCGATGCCGTGGAATCTGTGCAGGTATATGACGAAGCATCGGAGCTGGAAGAATTTTCCGGCATTGACGATGGTGAGGAGGAGAAAACCATTAACCTGGTGCTCAAGGAAGATAAAAAAGCGGGTCAGTTTGGTGAAATAACAGCAGGTTACGGAAGTGATGGGCGCTACCAAGGCAAAGCCAGTGTCAATCGGTTTAATGACCAATCGCAGCTCTCTCTTTTGGGAAGCGCCAACAATATTAACGAGCCAGGTTTTTCAGTTTTTGATTACATCGACTTTATGGGGGGCTTTGGCAACCTGATGGAGCAGGGGGGAGGTCGTATTCATATCAATGATGATGACCTGGGCGTACCGCTGAATTTTGGCGACGGTGGCGGTTTGAATACCTCGCAGGCGCTGGGCTTAAATTACAATCGCGATTTGGGCGAGAATACCACTTTTAGCAGTAATTATTTCGGTAGTATCCTTAAAAGAGCGTTGCAGGAAAGTTTTACTCGTGACAACGTACTCGCCGAGGAAGCATACCGCTCAATGGGGCAGCAACAAGAAAACAGCCGGACGGGCAGCCACCGGATAAACCTGGAAGTACAGCACGAACTCGATGATCGGCAGCGTCTACTATTTGGTGGAAATATCGGCTATACGAATGGCAAGACAAGTCGAGCGTATGCGCTAAGCAATTTCACCAATGCGAATCTTCTAGCGAGTGACAGCCGACAGGATTATCGCAATACCCCCCTGCGTTGGTCAAGCAGTGCGAATATGCAGTATTTTCTGAAATTCAAGACGATAGGGAGGTTGTTTACGGCCAGTTTGTCCTATGACCAGCAAGACAGTGAGGGCGAACAGTATCTATTGAACAGTGATCGTTTCTGGCAAGAAAACAGCATGTTGTACGCGAGTGACTCTCTTGATCAGCAACAGCTTAGCGCGGAGCAGTCGGCTTTTTGGCAGGCAAGATTAGCCTTCACGGAGCCATTGAACGAAAACTGGTATTGGCAAAATACCCTTACGCTCACACGTGAGCAAGCTGACCTGGATAAAGCATTTCTGGATCGTACCGAGACTTTTGATTATCAACTTAACCCGTTGTTAAGTGGCGTGTTTGATCGAACGTTCAATACGAGTCTGCTAGGAACGGGGCTGCTATTCACCTCGCGACGCTCCCGGTTTGACGTTGTCGTGCAGGCCCAGTATGGTGACTTAAAGAGTGGAGCAAATACGGCCAATTCCTTCTGGTATTTACTGCCCCGCGCCAGTTGGAAACATGAGTTTACCTCGTCGAGAAACCTGGAACTGCGCTATAGTACCCGGCTCAATGCACCAGGCTTGAGCCAGTTGCAGACCTTGGTGGACAATACCAATAGCCTCAGTATTTACGAGGGGAATCCTGGGTTAGAGCCAGAATACCAGCATGATTTTACGGCTGGCCTCACCATCATTGATGCTTTTAGTTTTACCAATTTTTTTGCCAATTTACGAAGCAGCTACATTGACAACCGTATTGTGAATCGTTTGTCAATTGATGAGTTACTCCGGCAGGTACGACAGCCTGTTAATACGGACTACGAGTGGCAAAACCAGTTGTACGCCTCTTTCAGTACACCACTTCGGGTGGTAGATGTGAGTCTACAGCTCAGGGGGAGCACCAGCTACAACCTGGGGCAGCTATTGGTCAATGAAACGACCGACCGAGCCGAGCGTTGGCAGCAGGAATGGTCGCTGAGTTTCCGAAACAGAAAGCAGGAAACTATCGCTTGGGAACTGGGTGCGGCGTGGAATTTTAGTCAGGCCCGCTACGAACAACAGGACAACTTTAACCAAAATTATTCGCGCCAGGATTGGTTTATTTCTGCCGACTGGTTTTTGCCTAAAGATTGGGTGTTGAGTACAGAAATGGAGCGCCAGCAATTTTCGGACGAAGCTTTTGGTCAGCAAAATAATTTCACCCTCTGGCAAGCCTCTGTTCACAAAAGTATCCTTACGGGAAAACGACTTACCCTGAAGGTCAGTGTCTTTGATTTGTTGAACCAGAACAGGGGATTGGAGCGCCGTAATGCTTTCAATTATTTTGAAGAAAGCCAAGCCAATGCCTTGGGGCGTTTTGCGATGCTTACCGCTACTTATAAGCTGAGTAAGGTGAACAGTGAAGGGTAG
- a CDS encoding GLPGLI family protein produces MKYLLNTLTLLLPLFAFAQLTTGMVAYKETIQLNINIDESSSQFAHLLPSSQSDNFVLRFTPEEAYYSVAEVAPPPPVPQAEGEGTFQIKIIRSNGNSAVYTHFADKKMVEQRSIFGRPFRIEQQLDQVDWKLTNEQKDILGYTCFKATSGPDSMLITAWFTPQIAVPGGPATYGQLPGMILEVEVDNIHLVATEIKAELDDATLIKGPAKGKIVTEEEFDRLEQEKMDELNIRSGRRIEIRG; encoded by the coding sequence ATGAAGTATCTACTTAATACACTCACCCTCCTGCTACCATTGTTTGCTTTTGCTCAACTCACCACCGGGATGGTAGCATACAAGGAGACCATCCAATTGAATATTAATATTGACGAATCATCCAGTCAGTTTGCGCACCTGCTGCCCAGTAGCCAAAGCGATAATTTTGTACTGCGGTTTACACCGGAAGAAGCATATTACAGTGTTGCGGAAGTAGCACCTCCTCCCCCCGTGCCGCAGGCAGAAGGAGAAGGAACTTTCCAGATCAAGATCATTCGCAGCAATGGTAACAGTGCGGTCTATACCCACTTTGCCGATAAGAAAATGGTAGAGCAGCGCAGTATTTTCGGTCGCCCCTTCCGGATTGAACAACAGCTCGATCAGGTGGATTGGAAGCTCACCAACGAGCAAAAAGACATCCTGGGGTATACTTGCTTCAAGGCCACCTCTGGCCCCGATAGTATGCTGATTACGGCGTGGTTTACCCCACAGATTGCAGTTCCTGGCGGGCCTGCCACCTACGGGCAATTGCCCGGGATGATACTGGAGGTGGAAGTCGATAATATTCATCTCGTCGCGACCGAGATTAAAGCGGAATTAGATGACGCCACCTTGATCAAAGGGCCTGCCAAAGGAAAGATCGTCACGGAAGAAGAATTCGATCGCCTGGAACAGGAAAAGATGGACGAATTGAATATTCGCAGTGGCCGACGGATAGAAATCCGGGGATAA
- a CDS encoding response regulator transcription factor — protein sequence MKKVKILYVEDEPFLAKIVKESLESRNYEVQLLSDGRNVMDVFAKWQPDVCVLDVMLPFRDGFELGTAIRKRSPTIPILFVTAKNETEDVLKGFAAGGNDYIRKPFSMDELLVRITNLLLLSGNSEGEKTTDVTEMTLGDFVFSPEKLTLSHQKNPPIQLSYREAQILELLCQHRNGTLERKHLLLSVWGDDSFFNSRNLDVYIRKLRTYLAADEKISIITLKGVGYRFMVEG from the coding sequence ATGAAAAAAGTAAAAATACTCTACGTGGAAGACGAGCCCTTCCTGGCGAAGATCGTCAAGGAAAGCCTGGAAAGCAGAAACTATGAAGTCCAATTGCTTTCAGATGGCCGCAATGTAATGGACGTGTTCGCAAAATGGCAACCCGACGTATGTGTCCTGGATGTGATGCTCCCTTTTCGGGACGGTTTCGAATTGGGAACAGCGATCCGCAAGCGCAGCCCTACTATCCCTATCCTTTTTGTGACGGCAAAAAACGAAACGGAGGATGTTTTGAAAGGTTTTGCCGCTGGCGGCAATGATTATATCCGCAAGCCTTTTAGCATGGATGAATTGTTGGTCCGGATTACTAACCTATTATTGCTTAGCGGTAATTCTGAAGGAGAAAAAACTACCGACGTAACGGAAATGACCCTGGGTGATTTTGTGTTCTCTCCAGAGAAACTAACCTTATCTCACCAAAAAAATCCCCCTATCCAGCTCTCCTACCGGGAAGCCCAAATATTGGAACTTCTCTGCCAGCATCGCAATGGCACCCTCGAGCGCAAGCACTTGCTCCTCTCTGTTTGGGGCGACGACTCCTTTTTCAACTCCAGAAATCTTGATGTCTACATCCGAAAGTTGCGCACCTACCTCGCCGCAGATGAAAAGATCAGCATCATTACACTTAAAGGGGTAGGGTATCGGTTCATGGTGGAGGGGTGA
- the clpB gene encoding ATP-dependent chaperone ClpB: MTYDNFTTRAQEAIMQGQKVAGGLSQQQVDTPHLLKGILDTDESVVRFLLEKNSVDPQELIAKLDRSIREYPKVAGSEKQYLTDAANKALSRAKKMLPDFEDEYISVELMLLGILQGEDKGGQILKDMGLTNDGLRAAIVDLRKGRKVTDQSAEESYNALKKFAINLNERAESGKLDPIIGRDEEMRRVLQILSRRKKNNPLLIGEAGVGKTAIVEGIAWRIVKGDVPENLKSKRIYVLDIAALIAGAKYKGEFEERLKGVIKETTESNGEIVLFIDEIHTLIGAGGGNGAMDAANILKPALARGELRTIGATTLDEYQKYFEKDKALVRRFQTVLIEEPSVEDTISILRGLQERYEVYHKIEILDEALVAAAELSNRYIADRQLPDKAIDLIDESAARLRLELDSVPEEVDEWERKVRQLEIEREAIKREKNNAKLANINEQIANAKEKRDGLRASWQGEKEIVDLVQGLKKQMEEKEQEADRAERHSDFEKVAKIRYGELQELQSQLDIALEKLDKLPDEKRFTNEEVTANDIAEVVGRWTGIPVARMLQSEKEKLLQLEDELHQRLIGQDEAVVAVANAVRRSRAGMQDEGRPIGSFIFLGPTGVGKTELAKALAEVLFNDERAITRIDMSEYQERHAVSRLVGAPPGYVGYDEGGQLTEAVRRRPYSIVLLDEIEKAHPDTFNILLQVLDDGQLTDNRGRVASFKNTIIIMTSNMGAEVILENFEDLDAVGEEHRNEIIETTKEEVFETLKENLRPEFLNRIDERIMFLPLTREEIKKISKLLLRKTEKMLAQKGMVMKISERALDWLADRGYDPQFGARPMKRVLQRDLVDGLSSVIIADTFSAGDTIYVDLEKEALSFSKEPFDPNATYTPKTAEEAPKKRSRRSSKKREDTVDELKKATDDLNDAVTELEG; this comes from the coding sequence ATGACTTACGATAATTTTACGACCCGGGCCCAGGAAGCGATCATGCAAGGGCAGAAAGTAGCTGGTGGCCTGAGCCAGCAACAAGTGGATACTCCTCACCTGTTGAAAGGAATTTTGGATACGGACGAAAGTGTTGTCCGTTTTTTATTGGAAAAAAACAGCGTAGATCCACAAGAACTGATCGCCAAGCTGGATCGTTCGATTAGGGAGTACCCCAAAGTGGCAGGTAGTGAAAAGCAATACTTGACAGACGCCGCCAATAAGGCGCTGAGCCGGGCAAAGAAGATGTTGCCAGACTTTGAAGATGAATACATCTCCGTAGAATTGATGCTGCTGGGGATTCTGCAAGGTGAAGACAAAGGTGGCCAGATATTGAAGGACATGGGCCTGACCAATGACGGTCTGCGCGCCGCGATAGTGGATTTACGGAAAGGGCGTAAAGTCACCGACCAGAGCGCCGAAGAAAGCTACAATGCCTTGAAAAAATTTGCCATCAACCTGAACGAACGGGCCGAAAGTGGCAAACTGGACCCCATCATCGGGCGTGATGAGGAGATGCGCCGGGTGCTACAAATACTGTCGCGTCGCAAGAAAAACAACCCCCTGCTGATTGGCGAAGCCGGCGTAGGCAAGACGGCCATTGTAGAGGGGATTGCCTGGCGAATAGTGAAGGGGGATGTGCCGGAAAACCTGAAGAGCAAGCGCATCTACGTGCTGGATATTGCAGCCCTGATTGCGGGGGCGAAGTATAAAGGAGAGTTTGAGGAAAGACTGAAGGGGGTGATCAAAGAAACCACCGAGTCGAATGGCGAAATTGTGCTCTTTATTGACGAAATCCATACCCTAATAGGTGCTGGCGGTGGTAATGGCGCCATGGATGCGGCCAATATCCTGAAACCAGCGTTGGCCCGTGGCGAGCTACGTACCATTGGTGCGACGACGTTGGATGAGTACCAAAAATATTTCGAAAAAGACAAAGCGCTGGTACGGCGTTTTCAGACCGTGCTGATTGAAGAACCCAGTGTAGAGGATACGATCTCGATTTTGCGCGGCTTGCAGGAGCGCTACGAAGTGTATCATAAAATAGAAATACTGGATGAAGCATTGGTGGCGGCAGCAGAGTTGAGTAACCGTTACATTGCTGACCGGCAGTTGCCAGATAAAGCCATTGACCTGATTGACGAAAGCGCGGCCCGCCTGCGCTTGGAGTTGGACAGTGTGCCCGAAGAAGTAGACGAATGGGAGCGCAAGGTGCGCCAACTGGAGATAGAGCGCGAAGCCATTAAGCGGGAGAAAAACAATGCTAAATTGGCCAATATCAATGAGCAAATTGCTAACGCAAAAGAAAAACGTGATGGCTTGCGGGCCTCATGGCAGGGCGAGAAGGAGATTGTAGATCTCGTGCAGGGCTTGAAGAAGCAGATGGAAGAAAAAGAGCAAGAGGCCGATCGGGCCGAGCGCCATAGCGACTTTGAGAAAGTAGCTAAAATTCGTTACGGTGAGCTGCAGGAGTTGCAAAGTCAGCTAGATATTGCCTTGGAGAAACTGGATAAATTGCCGGACGAAAAGCGATTTACCAACGAAGAGGTAACGGCCAACGACATTGCCGAAGTAGTAGGGCGCTGGACGGGAATTCCGGTAGCGCGGATGCTGCAAAGTGAAAAAGAAAAACTGCTACAACTGGAAGATGAGCTGCACCAGCGCCTGATAGGGCAAGACGAAGCCGTAGTGGCCGTGGCCAATGCCGTGCGTAGGAGCCGCGCCGGGATGCAGGATGAGGGTAGGCCGATTGGTTCGTTTATTTTTCTGGGCCCTACTGGCGTAGGAAAAACTGAATTGGCGAAAGCACTGGCCGAAGTACTGTTCAATGACGAACGGGCCATCACTCGGATCGATATGAGCGAATACCAGGAACGCCACGCGGTGAGCCGCCTGGTGGGAGCGCCTCCGGGATACGTAGGTTACGACGAAGGTGGGCAACTGACGGAAGCCGTACGTCGCAGGCCTTACAGTATAGTGTTGCTGGATGAGATAGAAAAAGCCCACCCGGATACTTTCAATATCCTGTTGCAGGTGCTGGATGATGGGCAGTTGACAGACAACCGAGGGCGGGTAGCCAGTTTCAAAAACACCATTATTATTATGACTTCGAATATGGGGGCAGAAGTGATTTTGGAAAACTTTGAAGATCTGGACGCCGTAGGAGAGGAGCACCGCAATGAAATTATAGAGACGACAAAAGAAGAAGTATTCGAAACCCTGAAAGAGAATTTACGACCTGAGTTTTTGAACCGTATCGATGAGCGAATCATGTTCCTGCCGCTGACCCGGGAGGAAATCAAGAAAATTTCGAAGCTGCTTTTGCGCAAAACCGAAAAAATGCTGGCCCAGAAAGGGATGGTCATGAAAATCAGCGAGCGGGCACTGGATTGGTTGGCTGATCGTGGTTACGACCCACAGTTTGGTGCCCGTCCGATGAAGCGGGTGTTGCAACGAGATTTAGTCGATGGTCTTTCTAGCGTCATCATTGCGGATACCTTTAGTGCAGGAGACACCATTTACGTAGATTTGGAAAAGGAGGCCCTCAGCTTTAGCAAGGAACCTTTCGACCCCAATGCGACTTACACCCCAAAAACCGCTGAGGAGGCACCAAAAAAACGTAGTCGCCGTTCGTCGAAGAAGCGGGAAGATACCGTTGATGAACTGAAAAAAGCTACGGATGATCTTAATGATGCGGTGACGGAATTGGAGGGATAA